A single Camelus bactrianus isolate YW-2024 breed Bactrian camel chromosome 1, ASM4877302v1, whole genome shotgun sequence DNA region contains:
- the GATD3 gene encoding glutamine amidotransferase-like class 1 domain-containing protein 3, mitochondrial, which yields MAALRSLLASRLAVTPLFALRPVLLPLPLSGLAATPRAALHASAPRPGTRVALVLSGCGVYDGTELHEASSILVHLSRGGAEVQIFAPDISQMHVIDHTKGQPSEGETRNVLTESARIARGKITDLAKLRAADHDAAIFPGGFGAAKNLSTFAVDGKDCRVDRDVERVLKEFHQAGKPIGLCCIAPVLAAKVLSGVEVTVGHEQEEGGRWPYAGTAEAIKALGAKHCVKEVTEAHVDRKNKVVTTPAFMCDTALHHVYDGTGAMVREVLELARK from the exons ATGGCGGCCCTCAGGTCTCTGCTGGCGTCCAGGCTGGCGGTGACCCCCTTGTTCGCGCTGCGCCCCGtcctgctgcctctgcccttgagCGGACTGGCGGCCACCCCGCGCGCGGCCCTCCACGCCTCCGCGCCGCGCCCCGGGACCAGGGTCGCGCTG GTGCTGTCCGGATGCGGCGTCTACGACGGGACTGAGCTCCACGAGGCCTCATC GATCCTGGTTCACCTGAGCCGTGGTGGGGCCGAGGTCCAGATCTTTGCTCCTGACATCTCTCAGATGCACGTGATTGACCACACAAAGGGGCAGCCTTCTGAGGGTGAGACCAG gAACGTTCTGACGGAGTCAGCAAGGATCGCCCGTGGCAAGATCACCGACCTGGCCAAGCTCCGTGCTGCTGACCACGACGCCGCCATCTTCCCCGGGGGCTTTGGAGCTGCCAAAAACTT GAGCACGTTCGCCGTGGACGGGAAAGACTGCCGGGTGGACCGAGACGTGGAGCGCGTCCTGAAGGAGTTCCACCAGGCCGGGAAGCCCATCGG CTTGTGCTGCATCGCCCCTGTCCTCGCGGCCAAAGTGCTGAGCGGCGTCGAGGTCACCGTGGGCCACGAGCAGGAGGAAGGCGGCAGGTGGCCATACGCCGGGACTGCAGAGGCCATCAAAGCCCTGGGCGCCAAGCACTGTGTGAAGGAAGTGACC GAAGCTCACGTGGACCGGAAGAACAAGGTGGTCACCACGCCGGCCTTCATGTGCGACACTGCGCTGCACCACGTCTACGACGGGACCGGGGCCATGGTGAGGGAGGTGCTGGAGCTCGCCCGGAAGTGA